The nucleotide window CCAAGAATCCCAACTAAATCTATGCCATTCAGGATTGAATAGGTAAAACATACTGTTGAGAACCCATGGCCTAAGAACAAGTATACCTCACCTATCCCTAGAGGTTTTGCTATATCCGTGTAGGTGAGAGCCGTTAATGTTCCAATAACGAAAAACAGGAACGAATCTATTCGGAACTCAAAAGATACTAGTAGAATGATGATGCCTATTAATCCAAATAACAGTGCGGAAATCTTCACAGTGCGTAGAGACAATAGACCCCGCGGCAAAATCTGTGGAGCATCAGTATATGGTTTATCCAAGCTCCCCTCCTTCTTTTTGTCTATACCGTTGACAAAATCACGCCAATCATTGATATAATGCCCCATCGTAAGCATGGAGAAGGATACAAGGAATGAAAGGAACCAATCAAGAAGATGAAAACTGCCGAGAACAGCTCCAAACAGACTATTGAGTAGGATCCACGGGAAGAACACGAACCTCCCTGCTGAAATCCAAGAACGGATCTTGGCTTTGAACCCATGGTCACTCATCTATATCATATCCATACTTTCTGGCAACTGGACCGGTTTCATCTATGATATGCTGCATTTCCTCCTTTGAGAACGATATGCTGTAGTATTTTGGCCTTTCTAGTATATCTGCATACTTCTTCTTCACAGCAGCATAATCATCAACCGAAAGATAACCGAAGATGCGATCTATAGTTTCAGCCGATTCATCGCACAACTCTTCATACCTGACTAGCAACAAATCCTTGGTATCTTTAGATTTCTGATAGATATACTCATACATATTCCCCCAGTATCTCGCCCAGCCCCTGACGTATGTATCCTTTCTTTTCCAGAACGACCTGATTTTGGACACATCATCACCTATGTTGATAACTTTCTTGCCGACTCCGAATTCCCTGTGCCCAACCATTTTCTCCCAATCGGCGATTCTGGGATCTTGCCTTTCCAGCCTTCCGATGAGCATATCCTGTTTAATCAAAGAGGCTATGTGGTTTACAGGATTTCTGACCATAATGATGAATTTGGAGTCTGGGAATATTTTTCGTACGTAATCGATTCTTGTTATAATGTAGTTATTCTTTGCAACGTACCTCTCCCCTTCTTGACTAATGATTAGTTTCTTCAATTCGTTGCGATAGAACTTCTCGAACTCGTTGTTGCTGACAGACTCGTCAATTATATCGGATTCATTTTCGTCTAATATGCTCGGAAAATGGTTCTGCCAATATATTTCTTCCAAGCCCTCTGGACTATCCCTATTGACAAGAATCCTGTCATTATGAACTCTCTCTGAAAACTCCGTCATCAATGGAACTTTCTCTATGAACAGGTTCATGAAATATGGTGTACTCGGAGATCCAATTTGGAAATATCTGTGTGATGTGAAAAGCCTATGACTATCGAGCATCTCCAATACGATTGTAGATCCCGCTCTCGCAAATCCAGTTATGTATAAGGGCGACTCAACACTGCACTCCTTCATCCTTTCAGCCAAGACGCTGTTTTCTATATGATTCAGTAGTTTGCCAGAGCTCCTAAAGCTATTCAAGAACTTGACGAAGAAATATATGAAAATGGGATATCCAAATTCAGTCGTTCTGAGATTTTTATCGCTCTTTATCTTCATCAATGCTACCCCCGTTCGTATCATACAGGTCGTTTAACATCTCAGAGCTCACAAGTCTGAAAACATAATCCGTCGGCAAACCCCTCCTGAATACATGATTCATCAGCTTTAGCAAGCCCGCAGACAATTTCGGATTAGAACAGCAAGCCAGTGCTCTGTGGATTGAAGCTATTGCACTGGTCTTTGAAGATTATTTAAGCTTTATTCGGTAGAGAACCTATTTTTGTTCACTTAGTCTTCTCATGGATTTCTCCCGCGTCTCCTTGATTTCTGCAAGGATTTCGTCATAATGGTGAACGAGTTCGGACTCTCCCAACTGAATGGCCCTTCCCTTTACTGAATCGAGCAAGCCTATAAGTTCAGTTGCCTCTTCCACGATGTCCTGATCCACTTTCCTTCTCTTCTTCTCTGGAAGTGCCGGATTATATTGAACGACTTCTTTGGCTAGCTTCTGTCGCTGTTTTCCGATTTTCTTCTCCAGTTTGCGAATAATCTTCAGGTCTTCTCGATCCTGCTTATCTTCGGTATCGACTTCAATTTTGGGTAACTCTTTTTCCTCTGTTAGTCCAAGATATCTCTTGATATCAGATCTGAAGAAACTAACAAGAAAACCAATGAATACCGCCAGCACTCCAGCGACAAACCCCTCAATACTTGAAAGCAAGTACGCCGCTATACTTACCCCGGTGAGGATAACAACGAGTCCGACTATTCCTTTCCATGTGACTTTCAGTGGGTTTCCCTCGAGGATTAGGGAGGGAGAAGGATACAAGTATGTTTCCTTATGAGCTCTCTCGATGATAGAATAGCTCTATTTGCAGTGTTTTGTATCTGTCATTTCCGTTAATGTCAATAGCAAGCACATACGTAGAGCATAATACCTTATATCTCCTCACGGAGTATGCGGCATGTCGTTCTAATGCATAGTGATGCGTTCATATACTCTATGAGGGGAAATGAGAATTGTCTGCAACCATGTTTGTACCTCCTATTTTCTTGACTGAATATCGCGAAGAAGATGATATGTATTCGACATTATTGGATCGGATGAATGAAGAGAAAGTCGGGGATTTGCTCAAAACGCTTGTCTTCGAGGAGTCAATGCAATCCTTCGAAATGACGTTGCAGAATATCAACAAAGCATATCAAAAAGCTGTGACTTCCTTTTCAAAGCTGACGGATTTGGTGGACGACTTTCACAATGAGAATTTTCTAGACCGGACAGAGAATCTGTATGGTCCTGTTTTGAGTTCAAATCTCTCGTATGCTCTTAATTCTTTAAGAAAACTACTCAGTATTTTCTCTCTTAGTATTAGACAGTGGCCTTTGATTCCAGACCAAACCAAGCGGTCCAGCATCAACGAGCTAAGAGATAGATTTCGGGAAATTTCAATTTCTGAAGGCAACAATCTGCCGGATGCTGTTCAAGCAGCAGAAAGCAAATCAGAAGAACACGGAATGGCTGTTCTTCTTTTCGATATTATGTTGTTTATGACCATGACCATGTTTGTTTCCTTTCTCGTGACTAAAGAACTATCTTTGACCGAGGAGAAAATAGACGAATCAGAGAGACTGTTACGAAATTGGGCTCAGGAGACGTTGACTCAGTTAACCCTGCTTGGAGCAGCGAACAATGCGGCCCCTGAAACAGGGCGACTTCGTGCAATTATTGTGGATAATGAGGATAAAGAAATCGTCGAAAGCGTGTTTTTGTCCAGTGTTGATGAAGCGGTGGGCTGAGACCGTGGCTCAAGCACCTAAAGCAGGAGCATAGCTATCCTAAATCTGAATCCTGTGGTTGGACATGAACAGGGAGGTCGGAGACCAAATCTAGTTGTATCAATGCTAACCGAATATGGGCCAGGCAGTGAAGAATTAGCCATAGCAATTACGATTCCTTTAATCACAAAAAGACGCAATTATTGGACTGTCGTTCCCATGGACCGGGAAGGAGGACTACGAGAGGAATCTTATGCACTTTGTCATAATATTCGTCCAGTTTCTACAAAGAGATTTGAGGGGATAATTGGCGAGGTAAGTCAGAGAGCACTGACGAGGGTTCGGCTCGTCTTGGGAGATATTCTGCATATCACATAGATGCAGCCTTCTGCAGCTTTCTCATATTTGAATGAGATTTCTGTTTGCCGCTCGTATAACAAGTGGGAACCCTCCATATTGTACAGATCCTTGGAAGGTTAATTCAATTTCAAGAAAGATTTCGCAGCAAGGCAATTTTAACTGAAAAACCCAAGCCTTTTAATTAGATATAATCTGTCATAATTTACACGCTAACTCGTGTTATCAGACTTGGCTCTTGAGGACACACATATGACGACATTAGAGGTGATGCTATTGCTCGGTGTACTCGCTCTGATTTGCGAGTATATTGACGCCACTTTGGGAATGGGTTTTGGAACCATTCTGTCGCCTGCGCTTATCATTCTTGGATACCTCCCGATTGTATTTGTTCCCGTGCTCTTGTTCAGTCAATTCTTGGGCGGCATTGTCAGTTCTGTTTTTCATCACAATCTTGAGAACATGGATTTTTCAACATCACCAAGGGAGCGGCAGGCTCTTGTTGTCTTTCTTATAACCGGCATGCTGGGGGTTGTTTTCTCCACATTGTCGATGATTGTTCTTCCTTCCATCTTTGTTGAAATATACATAGCAGCGGCTGTTACAGCGATGGGTGTACTAATGCTTGTAACAGATGGCACCAGATTTGCCTATTCTCCACCTAAACTGGCAGCTATGGGTTTGATTGCAGCTTTCAACAAGGGGATTTCCGGTGGTGGGTACGGTCCTATAACGGTGGGCGCCCAAATGTTGAGCGACATACCCCCTCGTGCTGCTGTTGCGATAACCGCGCTTGTCGAAGGTCTCATCTGTATAATAGGTTTCACAATCAACATCATATGCGTTGGTCTTCCGGATATTCCGATGCTGATATCAATATCTCTTGGCGCCATCATTGCGGCACCGCTATCAGCGATGACCGTAGCGAAGCTTCAGCAATACCAAGTTAAGAAAGTGGTCGCTGCCGCTACTTTCACGATTGGCCTTGTAACATTGGGCTGGGTGTTAATGACCGGAATCTTCTGAAACAAGACAGTTGGCTGTATCATCTACCCATATGAAGCCCAAAACTTTTAATTAAATATAATCTGCTACCCAGTAAACCCGACGAAGATGACTTCACTGGCAAGGAGATCCGACAATGTTGATTGAATCAATACTTGTACTGGCAGTTGTTGCTTTCATCTGTGAGTATGTTGATGCCACCGTCGGAATGGGGTTTGGTACGATCCTAACTCCCGCCCTGATTATTCTTGGCTACGAGCCAATTACGCTGGTTCCTGTTGTTCTCTTTGCTCAATTCTTTGCGGGTTTTGTCTGTTCAGCTTTCCATCATCGCTTCAGGAACATGAACATACTTGATGATAAGGAAGAACGA belongs to Candidatus Thorarchaeota archaeon and includes:
- a CDS encoding prenyltransferase — translated: MSDHGFKAKIRSWISAGRFVFFPWILLNSLFGAVLGSFHLLDWFLSFLVSFSMLTMGHYINDWRDFVNGIDKKKEGSLDKPYTDAPQILPRGLLSLRTVKISALLFGLIGIIILLVSFEFRIDSFLFFVIGTLTALTYTDIAKPLGIGEVYLFLGHGFSTVCFTYSILNGIDLVGILGGSLLGFWAATAYTIDQWKDIKVDYNNGISTLAHKLSKNGVEVSQWWRFVIIGSLLIQSVLILTEVLSIMTSITFLTIPLAWFIKNKLTEDFEEGLLLVVVCMWSYTALLIAGTILDVWFV
- a CDS encoding sulfotransferase → MKIKSDKNLRTTEFGYPIFIYFFVKFLNSFRSSGKLLNHIENSVLAERMKECSVESPLYITGFARAGSTIVLEMLDSHRLFTSHRYFQIGSPSTPYFMNLFIEKVPLMTEFSERVHNDRILVNRDSPEGLEEIYWQNHFPSILDENESDIIDESVSNNEFEKFYRNELKKLIISQEGERYVAKNNYIITRIDYVRKIFPDSKFIIMVRNPVNHIASLIKQDMLIGRLERQDPRIADWEKMVGHREFGVGKKVINIGDDVSKIRSFWKRKDTYVRGWARYWGNMYEYIYQKSKDTKDLLLVRYEELCDESAETIDRIFGYLSVDDYAAVKKKYADILERPKYYSISFSKEEMQHIIDETGPVARKYGYDIDE
- a CDS encoding type II toxin-antitoxin system PemK/MazF family toxin is translated as MVGHEQGGRRPNLVVSMLTEYGPGSEELAIAITIPLITKRRNYWTVVPMDREGGLREESYALCHNIRPVSTKRFEGIIGEVSQRALTRVRLVLGDILHIT
- a CDS encoding sulfite exporter TauE/SafE family protein, encoding MTTLEVMLLLGVLALICEYIDATLGMGFGTILSPALIILGYLPIVFVPVLLFSQFLGGIVSSVFHHNLENMDFSTSPRERQALVVFLITGMLGVVFSTLSMIVLPSIFVEIYIAAAVTAMGVLMLVTDGTRFAYSPPKLAAMGLIAAFNKGISGGGYGPITVGAQMLSDIPPRAAVAITALVEGLICIIGFTINIICVGLPDIPMLISISLGAIIAAPLSAMTVAKLQQYQVKKVVAAATFTIGLVTLGWVLMTGIF